From Camelina sativa cultivar DH55 chromosome 20, Cs, whole genome shotgun sequence, the proteins below share one genomic window:
- the LOC104768902 gene encoding protein LNK4-like isoform X1, with product MDRYSRRNLEDLVVPNYQETSDSYPSPDMWGTTTTGWNMNSSAAVAEKCFDYDVINNGFSGGLYSQMEMGTCEQVEEETKRLKASGCFDRSLHDFDEIQQMDDMFLSSILEDVPGNGNFHSFKESDNSNTTTSSSAYLDNTDGREVPMFHYNWETCQDMPLMEEAPMNLCEENMEEASAEEVVLQDLQRATEKLTDDTRKCFRDTFYRLAKNSQQKSDSNLEEFFEDRTSSNTAELETNSMDRAIANLTFNKMESNMRNMPPPKRLSSIQG from the exons ATGGATCGTTATTCAAGGAGGAACTTAGAGGATCTTGTTGTGCCTAACTATCAAGAGACATCAGATTCATACCCTTCTCCTGATATGTGGGGTACTACTACTACTGGATGGAACATGAACTCCTCTGCTGCTGTTGCTGAGAAATGCTTTGATTACGATGTCATTAACAATGGTTTCAGTGGAGGGTTGTATAGTCAGATGGAGATGGGTACGTGTGAACAAGTTGAGGAAGAAACAAAGAGGTTAAAGGCTAGTGGTTGTTTTGACCGTTCCCTTCATGATTTCGATGAAATCCAACAGATGGATGACATGTTCTT AAGTTCCATTTTGGAGGATGTTCCAGGGAATGGGaattttcattcattcaagGAGTCGGATAATAGCAACACCACGACTTCATCCTCTGCGTATCTTGACAATACCGATGGCAGAGAAGTCCCTATGTTCCATTACAACTGGGAAACTTGTCAAGACATGCCACTTATG GAGGAGGCACCAATGAATCTGTGTGAGGAGAACATGGAGGAGGCATCTGCTGAAGAAGTGGTGTTGCAGGATTTACAAAGGGCTACGGAAAAG tTGACTGATGATACCCGCAAGTGCTTCCGTGATACCTTTTACCGGCTTGCAAAGAACTCACAACAGAAGTCAGATTCCAACTTGGAGGAGTTCTTTGAGGATAGAACCAG TAGCAACACTGCTGAACTGGAAACAAACTCAATGGACAGAGCCATTGCCAATCTCACATTCAACAAGATGGAATCCAACATGAGAAATATGCCTCCACCAAAGAGACTTTCTTCTATTCAAGGataa
- the LOC104768902 gene encoding protein LNK4-like isoform X2 — MDRYSRRNLEDLVVPNYQETSDSYPSPDMWGTTTTGWNMNSSAAVAEKCFDYDVINNGFSGGLYSQMEMGTCEQVEEETKRLKASGCFDRSLHDFDEIQQMDDMFFSILEDVPGNGNFHSFKESDNSNTTTSSSAYLDNTDGREVPMFHYNWETCQDMPLMEEAPMNLCEENMEEASAEEVVLQDLQRATEKLTDDTRKCFRDTFYRLAKNSQQKSDSNLEEFFEDRTSSNTAELETNSMDRAIANLTFNKMESNMRNMPPPKRLSSIQG; from the exons ATGGATCGTTATTCAAGGAGGAACTTAGAGGATCTTGTTGTGCCTAACTATCAAGAGACATCAGATTCATACCCTTCTCCTGATATGTGGGGTACTACTACTACTGGATGGAACATGAACTCCTCTGCTGCTGTTGCTGAGAAATGCTTTGATTACGATGTCATTAACAATGGTTTCAGTGGAGGGTTGTATAGTCAGATGGAGATGGGTACGTGTGAACAAGTTGAGGAAGAAACAAAGAGGTTAAAGGCTAGTGGTTGTTTTGACCGTTCCCTTCATGATTTCGATGAAATCCAACAGATGGATGACATGTTCTT TTCCATTTTGGAGGATGTTCCAGGGAATGGGaattttcattcattcaagGAGTCGGATAATAGCAACACCACGACTTCATCCTCTGCGTATCTTGACAATACCGATGGCAGAGAAGTCCCTATGTTCCATTACAACTGGGAAACTTGTCAAGACATGCCACTTATG GAGGAGGCACCAATGAATCTGTGTGAGGAGAACATGGAGGAGGCATCTGCTGAAGAAGTGGTGTTGCAGGATTTACAAAGGGCTACGGAAAAG tTGACTGATGATACCCGCAAGTGCTTCCGTGATACCTTTTACCGGCTTGCAAAGAACTCACAACAGAAGTCAGATTCCAACTTGGAGGAGTTCTTTGAGGATAGAACCAG TAGCAACACTGCTGAACTGGAAACAAACTCAATGGACAGAGCCATTGCCAATCTCACATTCAACAAGATGGAATCCAACATGAGAAATATGCCTCCACCAAAGAGACTTTCTTCTATTCAAGGataa
- the LOC104768902 gene encoding protein LNK4-like isoform X3: MDRYSRRNLEDLVVPNYQETSDSYPSPDMWGTTTTGWNMNSSAAVAEKCFDYDVINNGFSGGLYSQMEMGTCEQVEEETKRLKASGCFDRSLHDFDEIQQMDDMFLSSILEDVPGNGNFHSFKESDNSNTTTSSSAYLDNTDGREVPMFHYNWETCQDMPLMEEAPMNLCEENMEEASAEEVVLQDLQRATEKLTDDTRKCFRDTFYRLAKNSQQKSDSNLEEFFEDRTSNTAELETNSMDRAIANLTFNKMESNMRNMPPPKRLSSIQG; the protein is encoded by the exons ATGGATCGTTATTCAAGGAGGAACTTAGAGGATCTTGTTGTGCCTAACTATCAAGAGACATCAGATTCATACCCTTCTCCTGATATGTGGGGTACTACTACTACTGGATGGAACATGAACTCCTCTGCTGCTGTTGCTGAGAAATGCTTTGATTACGATGTCATTAACAATGGTTTCAGTGGAGGGTTGTATAGTCAGATGGAGATGGGTACGTGTGAACAAGTTGAGGAAGAAACAAAGAGGTTAAAGGCTAGTGGTTGTTTTGACCGTTCCCTTCATGATTTCGATGAAATCCAACAGATGGATGACATGTTCTT AAGTTCCATTTTGGAGGATGTTCCAGGGAATGGGaattttcattcattcaagGAGTCGGATAATAGCAACACCACGACTTCATCCTCTGCGTATCTTGACAATACCGATGGCAGAGAAGTCCCTATGTTCCATTACAACTGGGAAACTTGTCAAGACATGCCACTTATG GAGGAGGCACCAATGAATCTGTGTGAGGAGAACATGGAGGAGGCATCTGCTGAAGAAGTGGTGTTGCAGGATTTACAAAGGGCTACGGAAAAG tTGACTGATGATACCCGCAAGTGCTTCCGTGATACCTTTTACCGGCTTGCAAAGAACTCACAACAGAAGTCAGATTCCAACTTGGAGGAGTTCTTTGAGGATAGAACCAG CAACACTGCTGAACTGGAAACAAACTCAATGGACAGAGCCATTGCCAATCTCACATTCAACAAGATGGAATCCAACATGAGAAATATGCCTCCACCAAAGAGACTTTCTTCTATTCAAGGataa
- the LOC104768903 gene encoding protein MIZU-KUSSEI 1-like, whose protein sequence is MATPPLTPRMLTPTTMSPLGSPKSKKSTAQVRPEITLEQPSGKNKTTGSKSTKLFRRVRSVFRSLPIMSPMCKFPVGGGRLHENHVHGGTRVTGTLFGYRKTRVNLAVQENPRSMPILLLELAIPTGKLLQDLGVGLVRIALECEKKPSEKTKIIDEPIWALYCNGKKSGYGVKRQPTEEDLVVMQMLHAVSMGAGVLPVSSGATEQSGGGGGGGGQQEGDLTYMRAHFERVIGSRDSETYYMMNPDGNSGPELSIFFVRV, encoded by the coding sequence aTGGCGACACCACCGTTAACGCCAAGGATGCTGACTCCAACGACAATGTCACCTCTCGGTAGTCCAAAGTCGAAGAAATCAACGGCTCAGGTACGTCCTGAGATCACGTTAGAGCAACCCtctggaaaaaacaaaacaaccgGTTCAAAATCGACGAAACTCTTCCGTCGAGTCCGGTCTGTGTTTCGTTCACTCCCGATCATGTCACCGATGTGTAAGTTCCCCGTAGGAGGAGGAAGGCTACACGAGAACCACGTCCACGGAGGGACACGTGTCACGGGTACGTTGTTCGGTTACCGCAAAACGCGTGTGAACTTAGCGGTTCAAGAGAACCCGCGTTCAATGCCGATTCTGTTGCTGGAGTTAGCGATACCAACGGGGAAGCTGCTCCAAGATCTTGGAGTCGGTTTGGTGAGAATCGCGTTGGAGTGTGAGAAGAAACCGAGTgagaaaaccaaaatcattgaCGAACCGATTTGGGCTTTGTATTGTAACGGTAAAAAATCCGGTTATGGTGTGAAGAGACAACCAACGGAAGAGGATCTTGTCGTCATGCAGATGCTTCATGCTGTGTCTATGGGAGCTGGTGTGTTACCTGTGAGCAGTGGAGCGACGGAGCAAAGTGgtgggggaggaggaggaggagggcaGCAAGAAGGAGATTTGACGTACATGAGAGCACATTTCGAGAGAGTGATCGGTTCAAGAGACTCGGAGACGTATTACATGATGAACCCTGATGGGAACAGTGGACCTGAGTTAAGTATTTTTTTCGTTCGGGTTTAA